The Globicephala melas chromosome 13, mGloMel1.2, whole genome shotgun sequence genome includes a region encoding these proteins:
- the AKAIN1 gene encoding A-kinase anchor protein inhibitor 1 isoform X1, whose protein sequence is MNDAAMNMGVQTSLQDTDFISFGYVPRSRIAGSYGEKPGSEPEEAKLQIASKQIVQNAILRAVQQVSRESRQREAGAGDTPRGSFRPGAGELTKKHEKK, encoded by the exons atgaatgatgctgcaatgaacatgggggtgcagacatctcttcaagatactgatttcatttcctttggatatgtgcccagaagcagaattgctggatcatatg GTGAGAAACCTGGAAGTGAGCCGGAAGAGGCGAAGCTGCAGATCGCCAGCAAACAGATCGTGCAGAATGCCATCCTGCGGGCTGTGCAGCAGGTCTCCCGGGAGAGTCGGCAGAGGGAAGCCGGGGCTGGCGACACCCCTCGGGGCAGCTTCCGGCCAGGCGCAGGGGAATTAACCAAGAAGCATGAAAAGAAGTAA
- the AKAIN1 gene encoding A-kinase anchor protein inhibitor 1 isoform X2, producing MVFAPGEKPGSEPEEAKLQIASKQIVQNAILRAVQQVSRESRQREAGAGDTPRGSFRPGAGELTKKHEKK from the coding sequence GTGAGAAACCTGGAAGTGAGCCGGAAGAGGCGAAGCTGCAGATCGCCAGCAAACAGATCGTGCAGAATGCCATCCTGCGGGCTGTGCAGCAGGTCTCCCGGGAGAGTCGGCAGAGGGAAGCCGGGGCTGGCGACACCCCTCGGGGCAGCTTCCGGCCAGGCGCAGGGGAATTAACCAAGAAGCATGAAAAGAAGTAA